From the Blastopirellula marina genome, one window contains:
- a CDS encoding YicC/YloC family endoribonuclease: MLLSMTGYGDAHLHAEGVSVSVEVRSVNNRYFKLAVRGNELFSGLESQIESVTRKHINRGTITINLRLKQDVTADKYRIDTAVLESYMHQIHQVGAKVGLSETPHLDSVLQLPGVVQENTNTDDEQFNAWPVIEKTLKVALEKFDAMRRAEGENTTKDLRENLAIIASHLESIEAKSPLVVDGYRDRMTERVNKVLEEYDVTVDPATLLREVAIFTDRVNISEEIVRLKSHLGQFEKFLTQEESAGRKLDFLTQEIFRETNTIGSKANDAEIARGVVEMKTAIEKIREQIQNIE; encoded by the coding sequence ATGCTGCTGAGCATGACCGGATATGGCGATGCCCACCTGCACGCGGAAGGTGTCTCCGTATCGGTTGAAGTGCGTTCGGTGAACAACCGTTACTTCAAGCTGGCCGTGCGTGGCAACGAATTGTTCAGCGGGCTGGAATCGCAGATCGAGAGCGTCACGCGGAAACACATCAACCGCGGCACCATCACGATCAACCTGCGGCTCAAGCAAGACGTCACCGCCGACAAGTACCGCATCGATACGGCCGTGCTGGAAAGCTACATGCACCAGATCCACCAGGTTGGCGCGAAGGTGGGCCTGTCGGAGACACCCCATCTCGATTCCGTCCTGCAACTGCCTGGCGTGGTGCAAGAGAACACCAACACCGACGACGAGCAGTTCAATGCCTGGCCGGTAATTGAAAAGACACTGAAAGTGGCCCTCGAGAAGTTCGACGCGATGCGGCGGGCCGAGGGAGAGAACACGACCAAGGATCTTCGCGAGAACCTCGCGATTATCGCCTCGCACCTGGAATCGATCGAAGCCAAGTCACCACTGGTGGTCGATGGCTATCGAGACCGCATGACTGAGCGAGTAAACAAGGTCCTGGAAGAATACGACGTAACGGTCGACCCGGCGACGCTCCTGCGTGAAGTGGCGATTTTCACCGATCGCGTGAACATTTCCGAAGAGATCGTCCGGCTGAAAAGCCACCTGGGTCAGTTTGAAAAGTTCCTTACGCAGGAAGAATCGGCCGGGCGAAAGCTCGACTTCCTGACGCAGGAAATTTTCCGCGAGACCAACACGATCGGCTCGAAGGCCAACGACGCGGAGATCGCCCGAGGCGTGGTCGAGATGAAGACCGCCATCGAGAAGATCCGCGAGCAAATCCAAAACATCGAGTGA
- the gmk gene encoding guanylate kinase → MTGSTPGNLVILSGPSGVGKSTVVRKLLALGQPPIELSISATTREPRAGEQNGIDYHFLPKEDFQQRIDADEFLEYVEVFRKGHLYGTLRSEVEARLNQGVSVLLEIDVEGAAKVAQKYPEAVTIFLSPESAEELERRLRDRGTETEEAIQRRLETAKKEMEASAWYRYHVTNRLGAADQTAAQLADIIRQEKEEQCSKN, encoded by the coding sequence ATGACAGGCAGCACACCAGGCAATTTGGTCATCTTGTCCGGGCCGTCAGGCGTCGGCAAATCGACCGTGGTGCGCAAGCTGTTGGCTTTGGGGCAGCCCCCCATCGAACTGAGTATTTCCGCAACGACCCGCGAGCCGAGAGCCGGGGAGCAGAATGGTATCGATTACCATTTTCTTCCCAAGGAAGACTTTCAGCAGCGGATCGATGCCGACGAGTTTTTGGAGTACGTCGAGGTCTTCCGCAAAGGGCACCTATACGGCACCCTGCGTAGCGAAGTGGAAGCCCGGCTGAACCAAGGCGTATCCGTTTTGCTGGAAATCGACGTCGAAGGTGCCGCCAAGGTAGCCCAGAAGTACCCCGAAGCCGTCACGATTTTCCTTAGTCCCGAGTCGGCAGAAGAACTGGAACGCCGACTCCGCGACCGAGGCACCGAAACAGAAGAAGCCATCCAGCGGCGACTGGAAACGGCCAAGAAAGAGATGGAAGCGTCCGCGTGGTATCGTTATCACGTGACCAACCGACTTGGTGCCGCCGACCAAACCGCCGCACAACTTGCAGACATTATCCGTCAGGAAAAGGAGGAGCAATGCTCGAAGAACTGA
- a CDS encoding DNA-directed RNA polymerase subunit omega produces MLEELKEEFIIKKVGGRFKLSTLIQKRLVALNAGSRPLVDMNSDNKMEIVLEEIKQDKIFLDTSNELRTTADSDVMIKSFDAMMSDEL; encoded by the coding sequence ATGCTCGAAGAACTGAAAGAAGAATTCATCATCAAGAAGGTGGGTGGTCGCTTTAAGCTGTCGACCCTGATCCAGAAGCGTCTGGTGGCTTTGAATGCCGGTAGCCGTCCGCTGGTCGACATGAACTCTGACAACAAGATGGAAATCGTGCTGGAAGAGATCAAGCAGGATAAGATCTTCCTCGACACCTCGAACGAACTTCGCACCACCGCAGATAGCGACGTGATGATCAAGTCGTTCGATGCGATGATGAGCGACGAACTGTGA
- a CDS encoding flavoprotein — protein MSQRTVIIGVTGGIAAYKTPALVSQLVKADVDVTVVMTPASHHFVGAATLTALSGKRVHTELFDDAMPLGAHIELARRANLLCIVPTSADFMAKAAHGLADDLLSTLYLAFTGDVMMCPAMNKEMWAHPAVQRNVQQLVEDGVQMIGPDSGWQSCRVEGTGRMTEPDEIFQAIEKHLATG, from the coding sequence GTGAGCCAGCGAACGGTCATCATCGGCGTCACCGGCGGGATTGCCGCCTACAAAACGCCTGCGTTGGTCAGCCAACTGGTCAAAGCAGATGTCGACGTCACCGTGGTGATGACCCCTGCTTCCCATCATTTTGTCGGCGCGGCGACTCTTACCGCGCTGTCGGGAAAGCGAGTTCACACAGAGCTCTTTGACGACGCGATGCCCCTTGGCGCGCATATCGAACTTGCGCGCCGGGCGAATCTACTATGCATCGTGCCGACCTCGGCCGACTTCATGGCTAAGGCTGCTCACGGCTTGGCCGACGACCTGCTGAGCACCCTCTACCTGGCGTTCACCGGCGACGTCATGATGTGTCCCGCGATGAACAAAGAGATGTGGGCCCATCCCGCCGTGCAGCGCAACGTTCAGCAGTTGGTCGAAGATGGCGTCCAGATGATCGGCCCCGACAGCGGCTGGCAAAGCTGCCGCGTCGAAGGAACCGGCCGAATGACCGAGCCTGACGAGATCTTCCAGGCAATTGAGAAGCACCTGGCAACCGGCTAG
- a CDS encoding DUF6800 family protein, translated as MPVINERHQELKRRRHRKKVYAKFKAKLAKNPSNDEKRKIAGKLRKLTPAAEELIQRWGLDV; from the coding sequence GTGCCGGTTATTAACGAGCGCCATCAGGAGTTGAAGCGTCGACGTCATCGCAAGAAGGTTTACGCTAAGTTCAAGGCCAAGTTGGCGAAGAATCCATCCAACGACGAAAAGCGCAAGATCGCCGGCAAGCTCCGTAAGCTGACTCCAGCTGCGGAAGAACTGATCCAACGCTGGGGCCTCGACGTCTAA
- a CDS encoding platelet-activating factor acetylhydrolase IB subunit encodes MRCFACLMLTLVLAMPAWAQDAATKEPIEALKPVPREGWWVKRHEEKLKAIEDAEKVDVVFIGDSITHGWESSGKKTWDENFAKWHPLNLGYGGDRTEHVLWRFEHGELDGYEPKVAVIMIGTNNTGHRKEKSEDTAAGVKAIVEKLHEKHPETKILLLAIFPRGAKTEDQLRQLNDGANAIIEKQMKDKDYVTFLNINNIFLTEDGTLPKEIMPDLLHPKEKGYQLWADAVTPKIKELLGE; translated from the coding sequence ATGCGTTGTTTTGCCTGCCTGATGCTCACCCTGGTCCTGGCCATGCCGGCCTGGGCTCAAGATGCCGCCACGAAGGAACCAATCGAAGCCCTGAAGCCTGTTCCGCGCGAAGGGTGGTGGGTGAAGCGTCACGAAGAAAAGCTGAAAGCGATTGAAGACGCCGAAAAGGTCGACGTCGTTTTCATCGGCGACTCAATCACCCACGGCTGGGAAAGCTCCGGCAAGAAGACCTGGGACGAAAACTTCGCAAAGTGGCACCCACTGAACCTGGGCTACGGCGGTGATCGCACCGAGCATGTCCTGTGGCGATTCGAACATGGTGAACTGGATGGCTACGAGCCGAAAGTTGCCGTCATCATGATCGGCACCAACAACACCGGCCACCGCAAAGAGAAGTCGGAAGACACCGCTGCCGGCGTGAAAGCGATTGTCGAAAAGCTGCACGAAAAGCACCCGGAAACCAAGATCCTGCTGCTGGCCATCTTCCCACGTGGTGCCAAGACCGAAGATCAACTGCGTCAACTGAACGACGGTGCCAACGCCATTATCGAAAAGCAGATGAAGGACAAAGACTACGTCACCTTCCTGAACATCAACAACATCTTCCTAACCGAAGATGGCACGCTGCCCAAGGAAATCATGCCTGACCTGCTGCACCCAAAAGAGAAGGGTTACCAGTTGTGGGCCGACGCCGTCACGCCGAAGATCAAAGAACTCCTCGGCGAATAA
- a CDS encoding alpha/beta hydrolase, with protein MRTLVTLLVLAIITPLATGEELSPGDKQVAAYFQAETANMTGAPLADIKSLEDWQAKRGEYQQKLKEMLGLDPWPEKTDLKVTTTGTIERDGIVVEKIHFQSRPGLYVTANLYRPAKVEGKLPAVLYVCGHGRVVKNGISYGNKSHYQHHGAWFARHGFVCLTLDTLQLGEIEGKHRGLYDDSGQWWTNRGYTPAGVEAWNCVRAIDLLQSRDDVDPEKIGVTGRSGGGAYSWYIAAIDERIKAAVPVAGITDLEDHVVNGVVSGHCDCMYWVNTYGFDYPLLPALIAPRPLMIANTDYDPIFPLEGVERTHLAARKIYQLYGKAPNLALTILPGGHADTQPLRIPAFYWLRQHLQGAAPPITDVATPKFEVEELKVFDKIPEDEINTKIEETFVAAAKPAKVPATRAEWKQMSGEWKELLATKSFAGWPEAGKSGIRLGGPSELKEWMAYTDCQFYPQKNVSLPLLVLRAKRAAGTAFPNGKLVVVDDTGWKQWKAFAEGNGDALPIANADKYDTIFVLPPRGIGPTQWTQDTKPEIHLRRRYLLLGQSHDAMQVWDIRRAAEEILRSTSTEHVDVEASGKMAALAIYAAIFEPSIGDLTLRNPPLDHREGPYFMNVRRFMNMPEAMAMAANDLDAPRSVNLVADSPELLEYANQVKKKISVPVGIPMAAPEVRLEK; from the coding sequence ATGCGCACCCTTGTTACTCTGCTTGTTCTTGCCATCATCACACCGCTTGCCACGGGTGAGGAACTCTCGCCTGGCGACAAGCAGGTCGCAGCCTATTTCCAAGCCGAGACCGCAAACATGACCGGTGCTCCGCTGGCTGATATCAAGTCGCTGGAAGATTGGCAGGCCAAGCGTGGCGAGTATCAGCAGAAGCTCAAGGAAATGCTCGGGCTCGATCCCTGGCCCGAAAAGACCGATCTGAAAGTCACCACGACCGGCACCATCGAGCGCGATGGAATCGTCGTTGAAAAAATCCATTTCCAATCGCGTCCTGGCCTGTACGTTACGGCCAATCTGTATCGCCCGGCAAAGGTCGAAGGAAAGCTTCCGGCGGTGCTGTATGTGTGCGGGCACGGCCGGGTCGTTAAGAATGGCATCAGCTACGGCAACAAGTCCCATTACCAGCATCACGGGGCCTGGTTTGCCCGGCATGGCTTCGTCTGTCTGACGCTTGATACGCTGCAGTTGGGAGAAATCGAAGGGAAACACCGAGGTCTCTATGACGACTCCGGCCAATGGTGGACCAACCGTGGCTACACGCCAGCCGGGGTCGAAGCTTGGAACTGCGTGCGGGCCATCGACCTGCTGCAATCGCGGGATGACGTCGATCCGGAGAAAATCGGCGTGACCGGGCGTAGCGGTGGCGGAGCTTACAGTTGGTACATCGCCGCGATCGACGAACGGATCAAGGCTGCCGTCCCCGTTGCAGGCATCACCGACCTGGAAGATCACGTGGTCAATGGGGTGGTCTCGGGCCACTGCGACTGCATGTACTGGGTCAACACGTACGGCTTCGACTACCCTCTGCTGCCGGCGCTGATCGCCCCGCGTCCGCTGATGATCGCCAATACCGACTACGACCCGATCTTTCCGCTAGAAGGGGTCGAGCGAACTCACCTGGCTGCCCGGAAGATCTATCAGCTGTACGGTAAAGCACCGAACCTGGCGTTGACGATTCTACCAGGGGGCCATGCCGATACGCAGCCTCTGCGCATTCCGGCGTTCTACTGGCTGCGGCAGCACCTGCAGGGAGCCGCACCGCCGATCACCGACGTGGCGACCCCTAAATTTGAAGTCGAAGAATTGAAGGTCTTCGATAAGATTCCTGAAGACGAGATTAACACGAAGATCGAAGAGACGTTTGTGGCTGCCGCCAAGCCAGCGAAAGTTCCGGCAACGCGTGCCGAGTGGAAGCAAATGTCAGGCGAGTGGAAAGAGCTTCTGGCAACGAAATCATTTGCTGGTTGGCCGGAAGCTGGAAAATCAGGCATTCGTCTCGGGGGGCCTTCCGAGTTGAAAGAGTGGATGGCCTACACTGATTGCCAGTTTTATCCCCAAAAGAATGTCTCGCTTCCTTTGCTTGTCTTACGAGCCAAGCGGGCCGCAGGAACGGCTTTCCCAAACGGTAAGCTCGTTGTCGTTGATGATACCGGCTGGAAACAATGGAAAGCGTTCGCCGAAGGAAACGGAGACGCATTGCCGATCGCCAATGCGGACAAGTACGACACCATTTTCGTCCTGCCGCCTCGGGGTATTGGCCCGACTCAGTGGACTCAAGACACCAAGCCTGAAATTCATTTGCGTCGTCGATATCTCCTTCTGGGCCAGTCACATGACGCGATGCAGGTGTGGGATATTCGCCGAGCGGCCGAAGAAATTCTCCGCTCAACTTCAACGGAACACGTTGACGTAGAAGCCAGCGGCAAGATGGCTGCCTTGGCCATTTATGCTGCCATTTTCGAGCCTTCGATTGGTGATTTAACGTTACGCAATCCACCGCTCGACCATCGCGAAGGCCCCTACTTCATGAACGTCCGTCGCTTCATGAACATGCCCGAAGCAATGGCCATGGCAGCCAACGACCTGGACGCTCCGCGATCGGTGAACCTTGTTGCCGATTCGCCGGAACTCCTGGAGTACGCCAACCAGGTCAAAAAGAAGATTAGCGTGCCGGTAGGCATACCGATGGCAGCTCCGGAGGTTCGCTTGGAGAAGTAA
- a CDS encoding bifunctional GNAT family N-acetyltransferase/carbon-nitrogen hydrolase family protein — translation MEPIDLKEYEWKTVIRPMRIEDYDALVEMQRACFPGMEPWSKEHIESQLKIFPKGQIVIEIDGQIAASSSSLIVQNDPNIAWHNFKAVSDNGYIRNHNPKGDTLYGIEMMVHPEYRGLKLSRRMYDARKEMCREMNLARMIIGGRIPGYHKVADKMTAREYVERVVAKAEFDPVLTAQTANGFALQGLIPDYLPNDKASCGYATYLEWLNLDYKPGAKRRFHHLVEPIRITVVQYEMRAIRSFDEFAQQCDFFLDVASDYKSDFILFPELFTTQLLSCVEPTRPGLAARRLAEFTTDYLEYFSERAIKYNVNVIGGSHFVLENDTLYNIAYLFGRDGSIGKQYKIHITPSERKWWGIEPGDKVEVFDTDCGKVAIQICYDIEFPELTRIAANKGAEMIFVPYNTDTRHGYLRVKTCAQARCVENQVYVAISGCTGNLPFVENADIHYAQSGVFTPCDAEFARDGIAAECNPNVETIVIHDVDLELLRRHRLEGSVQNWNDRRKDLYKVQYLEDGEQGYV, via the coding sequence ATGGAACCGATCGATCTCAAGGAATACGAGTGGAAAACCGTGATTCGTCCAATGCGCATCGAGGACTACGACGCGCTGGTCGAAATGCAGAGGGCCTGCTTTCCCGGTATGGAGCCCTGGTCGAAAGAGCACATTGAGAGTCAGCTCAAGATTTTCCCGAAGGGGCAGATCGTCATCGAAATCGACGGTCAGATCGCGGCTTCGTCCAGTAGCTTGATCGTGCAGAACGACCCGAACATCGCCTGGCACAATTTCAAGGCCGTCTCTGACAACGGGTACATCCGTAACCACAACCCCAAGGGGGATACGCTGTACGGAATCGAGATGATGGTCCATCCCGAATACCGCGGGCTCAAGCTCTCGCGTCGCATGTACGATGCCCGTAAGGAGATGTGCCGCGAGATGAACCTTGCTCGCATGATTATCGGTGGCCGCATTCCTGGCTATCACAAAGTGGCCGACAAGATGACGGCTCGCGAATATGTCGAACGGGTGGTTGCCAAAGCGGAATTCGACCCGGTCCTTACTGCCCAGACGGCCAACGGCTTTGCCCTGCAAGGGCTCATTCCGGACTACCTGCCCAACGACAAAGCTTCGTGCGGGTATGCCACCTATCTGGAGTGGCTCAACCTCGACTACAAGCCGGGTGCAAAGCGGCGATTCCATCACCTGGTAGAACCAATCCGCATTACGGTGGTGCAGTACGAAATGCGCGCGATCCGCAGCTTCGACGAGTTCGCCCAGCAGTGCGACTTCTTCCTGGACGTCGCATCCGATTACAAGTCCGACTTCATCCTCTTTCCGGAACTGTTCACCACGCAGCTGCTTTCATGTGTAGAACCAACCCGGCCGGGGCTGGCAGCTCGCCGTCTGGCCGAGTTCACCACCGATTACCTCGAGTACTTCTCGGAGCGGGCGATCAAGTACAACGTAAACGTGATTGGCGGCAGTCACTTCGTGCTGGAAAACGACACGCTGTATAACATTGCCTACCTCTTTGGCCGCGATGGTTCGATCGGCAAGCAGTACAAAATTCACATCACCCCTAGCGAGCGGAAGTGGTGGGGGATCGAACCCGGCGATAAGGTCGAAGTGTTCGATACCGACTGCGGCAAGGTCGCCATTCAAATTTGCTATGACATCGAGTTCCCCGAACTGACGCGAATCGCGGCCAACAAAGGGGCCGAGATGATCTTCGTGCCGTACAACACCGACACGCGGCACGGTTACCTCCGCGTAAAGACCTGCGCCCAGGCCCGCTGCGTCGAGAACCAGGTTTACGTGGCGATTTCAGGGTGTACCGGCAACCTGCCGTTCGTCGAAAACGCCGATATCCACTACGCTCAGTCTGGCGTCTTTACCCCGTGCGATGCCGAGTTTGCCCGCGATGGCATCGCCGCTGAATGCAATCCGAACGTCGAAACGATCGTCATCCACGACGTCGACCTGGAACTGCTGCGGCGTCACCGATTGGAAGGCTCGGTCCAAAACTGGAACGACCGCCGCAAGGACTTGTACAAGGTCCAGTACCTGGAAGATGGCGAACAAGGATACGTGTAA
- a CDS encoding M42 family metallopeptidase, with the protein MESEPLKFFERMLNTPSPSGYEAPVQNVVREYSAQFADNVETDYHGNVIASVNSGGNVRVMMAGHCDQIGLLVTQIDEMGFVRCQTIGGWDPVQLVGQKMSIWTNEGELPAVISRKPIHLLTDAERKAPIQLKDLWLDIGAKDQAEAKKLVQVGDPVTLQLGMQKMQNNLAFGPKMDDTTGLWVVIEAARRYGKFSDKKCAAYAVSTVQEEIGLRGAKTSAYGIDPHIGIAVDVTHATDCPTIDRGERGEVYLGRGPVIFRGPNMNPKVVSRLIEVAEENKIPYQMAALGKAAPNDSNAIQTTRGGVAAGLVAIPNRYMHSAVETISLDDIDHAANLLAQFLHSVQDDDDFRPGM; encoded by the coding sequence ATGGAGTCTGAGCCGCTAAAGTTTTTCGAGCGTATGTTGAACACTCCGAGCCCCTCTGGCTACGAAGCTCCGGTACAGAATGTCGTGCGGGAATATTCCGCCCAGTTCGCCGATAACGTCGAGACCGACTACCACGGCAACGTGATTGCCTCGGTCAACTCAGGCGGCAACGTCCGCGTAATGATGGCCGGCCACTGCGATCAAATTGGACTGTTGGTTACCCAGATCGACGAAATGGGTTTCGTCCGGTGCCAGACAATCGGCGGCTGGGATCCCGTTCAACTGGTGGGCCAGAAGATGTCGATCTGGACCAACGAGGGCGAACTCCCGGCGGTGATCTCTCGCAAGCCAATTCACCTGCTGACCGATGCCGAGCGAAAAGCACCCATCCAGCTGAAAGACCTATGGCTCGATATCGGGGCCAAAGATCAGGCCGAAGCGAAGAAGCTCGTTCAAGTGGGTGATCCGGTCACCCTGCAACTGGGCATGCAGAAGATGCAAAACAACTTGGCCTTCGGTCCCAAGATGGACGATACGACCGGCCTGTGGGTAGTGATCGAAGCGGCTCGCCGGTATGGGAAGTTCAGCGATAAGAAATGTGCGGCATACGCCGTTTCCACGGTCCAGGAAGAAATTGGCCTGCGCGGGGCCAAAACGAGTGCCTATGGCATCGACCCGCACATCGGGATTGCTGTGGACGTGACCCATGCGACCGACTGCCCGACGATCGATCGGGGTGAACGCGGGGAAGTTTACCTCGGGCGTGGTCCGGTCATTTTCCGTGGCCCAAACATGAACCCGAAGGTTGTGTCACGGCTGATCGAAGTCGCCGAGGAAAACAAGATTCCTTACCAGATGGCGGCCCTGGGCAAAGCAGCCCCAAACGACTCGAACGCCATTCAAACGACCCGTGGCGGTGTCGCGGCTGGCCTGGTGGCAATTCCTAACCGCTATATGCATAGCGCCGTCGAAACGATCTCGCTGGACGACATCGATCACGCAGCCAACCTGTTGGCTCAGTTCCTGCACAGCGTGCAAGACGACGACGATTTCCGACCCGGCATGTAA
- a CDS encoding type 1 glutamine amidotransferase domain-containing protein, translated as MSDKKILVVVTNVSKYPEMDRPTGLWLGEAVHFVDTVEKAGCQVDFVSPQGGYTPIDPMSLGEMALPVDWEYYEDHQFMNRLGNTLAAPTTDPADYSAIYYAGGHGVIWDFPGNKYLQRISREIYEAGGVVSSVCHGAVGLLNIQLSDGSYLLEGREVTGFSNEEERLAELIDHVPYLTEEELVKRGASYQKAQQPFTPFAVTADRLVTGQNPQSGHTVAEGVLSLLGQAASV; from the coding sequence ATGAGCGACAAGAAGATTCTCGTCGTCGTGACGAATGTTTCGAAATACCCTGAAATGGATCGTCCCACGGGCCTTTGGCTGGGTGAGGCGGTCCATTTTGTCGATACGGTCGAAAAGGCAGGCTGCCAGGTCGATTTCGTCAGCCCCCAAGGTGGTTACACGCCAATCGACCCGATGAGTCTGGGCGAAATGGCTTTGCCGGTCGATTGGGAGTATTACGAAGACCACCAGTTCATGAATCGTCTGGGCAATACGCTGGCCGCCCCGACGACCGATCCGGCGGACTACTCGGCCATTTACTATGCCGGCGGGCATGGAGTGATCTGGGATTTTCCCGGTAACAAGTATCTGCAAAGGATCAGCCGAGAAATCTATGAAGCTGGCGGGGTTGTTTCCTCGGTTTGCCACGGTGCGGTCGGTTTGCTGAACATTCAACTTTCCGACGGAAGTTACCTGTTGGAAGGACGCGAGGTCACCGGTTTCTCAAATGAGGAAGAACGGCTGGCCGAACTGATCGACCATGTCCCTTACCTGACCGAAGAAGAACTGGTCAAACGCGGGGCCAGTTACCAGAAGGCCCAGCAGCCGTTCACCCCGTTTGCCGTCACAGCGGATCGGCTAGTTACCGGTCAGAACCCTCAATCGGGGCATACGGTGGCCGAAGGGGTTCTCTCCCTGCTGGGTCAGGCTGCCTCGGTTTAG
- the groL gene encoding chaperonin GroEL (60 kDa chaperone family; promotes refolding of misfolded polypeptides especially under stressful conditions; forms two stacked rings of heptamers to form a barrel-shaped 14mer; ends can be capped by GroES; misfolded proteins enter the barrel where they are refolded when GroES binds): MAKQMVFGDEARQPLLAGVTKLARAVKSTLGPRGRNAVLDKGWGSPKITKDGVTVAEDIELDDVYENLACQLVKEAASKTNDVAGDGTTTATVLAEGIFREGLKMLAAGADGMALQRGILKASEAVGEAVQKSSTKIDEKSKKQIEQIATIAGNNDPTIGKVLAEAFLKVGKDGVITVEEGRGSETTVDFVEGMQFDRGFLSPHFVTDEDSQTVELDDCYILLFEEKISAAKKLVPLLEAISKANKPLLIIAEDVEGEALATLVVNKMRGILNVAAVKAPGYGDRRKAMLGDIATLTGGTAIFKDLGIELESVKTSNLGRAKKVKLTSGETVIVGGAGKKADIEGRAAQIRSEIEATDSEYDREKLQERLAKLAGGVAQINCGAVTETEMKERKDLLVDAKSATQAALQEGIVPGGGIALLRAEKALKKLAVEGDEKLGADIVAKVLEFPLRTIAENAGLDGGVVVNRVRQQKKATEGFNADTGNYEDLVDAGVIDPAKVVRTALQNAASVAALLLTTDSLITEIPSEDEGGDHHDHHDHGGMGGMGGMPGMGGMGMPGMM, translated from the coding sequence GTGGCAAAACAGATGGTCTTTGGAGATGAAGCGCGACAGCCGCTTTTGGCCGGCGTAACGAAGCTGGCACGTGCCGTGAAGAGCACGTTGGGTCCGCGTGGTCGCAATGCCGTGCTGGACAAAGGCTGGGGTTCCCCCAAGATCACCAAGGACGGCGTGACGGTTGCCGAAGACATCGAACTGGATGATGTCTACGAAAACCTCGCCTGCCAGTTGGTGAAAGAAGCTGCCAGCAAGACGAACGACGTTGCTGGTGACGGTACCACCACGGCAACCGTTCTCGCTGAAGGTATCTTCCGCGAAGGTCTGAAGATGCTGGCCGCCGGTGCCGACGGCATGGCTCTGCAGCGTGGCATTCTGAAGGCTTCCGAAGCCGTCGGCGAAGCCGTGCAGAAGTCGTCCACCAAGATCGACGAAAAGAGCAAGAAGCAGATCGAACAGATCGCCACCATCGCCGGTAACAATGATCCGACGATCGGTAAGGTCCTGGCCGAAGCCTTCCTGAAGGTTGGCAAAGACGGCGTCATCACCGTCGAAGAAGGCCGCGGCAGCGAAACGACCGTCGACTTCGTTGAAGGGATGCAGTTCGATCGCGGTTTCCTCTCGCCGCACTTCGTCACCGACGAAGACTCGCAAACCGTCGAGTTGGACGACTGCTACATCCTGCTGTTTGAAGAAAAGATCTCGGCCGCTAAGAAGCTGGTTCCGCTGTTGGAAGCTATCAGCAAGGCCAACAAGCCACTGCTGATCATCGCCGAAGACGTCGAAGGCGAAGCTCTGGCAACGCTGGTCGTCAACAAGATGCGTGGCATTCTGAACGTGGCTGCCGTTAAGGCTCCTGGCTACGGCGATCGCCGCAAGGCCATGCTCGGTGACATCGCGACCCTGACCGGTGGTACCGCCATCTTCAAGGACCTGGGCATCGAACTGGAAAGCGTCAAGACTTCCAACCTGGGGCGTGCCAAGAAGGTCAAGCTGACCTCAGGCGAAACCGTCATTGTGGGTGGTGCTGGCAAGAAGGCGGACATCGAAGGTCGCGCCGCTCAGATCCGCAGCGAAATCGAAGCTACCGACAGCGAATACGATCGTGAAAAGCTGCAAGAACGTCTGGCCAAGTTGGCCGGCGGTGTGGCCCAGATCAACTGTGGTGCCGTTACCGAAACCGAAATGAAGGAACGCAAGGACCTGCTGGTCGACGCCAAGAGCGCAACCCAGGCTGCCCTGCAAGAAGGGATCGTTCCTGGTGGTGGTATCGCCTTGCTCCGAGCTGAAAAGGCTTTGAAGAAGCTGGCCGTCGAAGGTGACGAAAAGCTAGGTGCCGATATTGTCGCCAAGGTTCTCGAATTCCCACTGCGAACGATCGCTGAAAACGCCGGCCTGGACGGTGGCGTGGTTGTCAACCGCGTCCGTCAGCAGAAGAAGGCCACCGAAGGCTTCAACGCCGATACCGGCAACTACGAAGACCTGGTCGACGCTGGCGTGATCGATCCTGCCAAGGTGGTTCGCACTGCCCTGCAGAACGCCGCGAGCGTGGCAGCCCTGTTGCTGACGACCGACTCGCTGATCACCGAAATCCCAAGCGAAGACGAAGGGGGCGATCATCACGATCACCATGACCACGGCGGAATGGGTGGCATGGGCGGCATGCCAGGAATGGGCGGCATGGGCATGCCCGGCATGATGTAA